The proteins below are encoded in one region of Sphingobium yanoikuyae:
- the rsmA gene encoding 16S rRNA (adenine(1518)-N(6)/adenine(1519)-N(6))-dimethyltransferase RsmA yields the protein MPADARPTLPPLRDVIAAHGLQASKALGQNFLLDEQLLDRIAAIPGSIQDQPAFEVGPGPGGLTRAILRAGGRLVAVERDRRCLPALAELELAFPGQLRVISGDAMEVDARAEAGDGAHIIANLPYNVGTALLVGWLSALWAPLPWWSSLTLMFQMEVAERIVAKPGTDHYGRLAVLAQWRSDARIAMKVHRSAFTPPPKVMSAVVHITPKPAPEGVQLKILERLTAAAFGQRRKMLRQSLKSVPGALDALEAIGIDPQRRAETVSVEEFVTLARQLGHATTSA from the coding sequence ATGCCGGCTGACGCCCGCCCCACTCTGCCGCCGCTGCGCGACGTGATCGCCGCCCATGGGCTTCAGGCCAGCAAGGCGCTCGGCCAGAATTTCCTGCTCGACGAACAATTGCTCGACCGGATCGCCGCCATTCCCGGCAGCATCCAGGATCAGCCCGCGTTTGAGGTCGGCCCCGGCCCCGGCGGCCTGACCCGCGCGATCCTGCGCGCCGGCGGACGGCTGGTCGCGGTCGAGCGCGACCGGCGCTGCCTGCCGGCGCTCGCCGAACTGGAGCTGGCCTTCCCCGGCCAGTTGCGCGTCATTTCCGGCGATGCGATGGAGGTGGACGCCCGTGCCGAGGCCGGCGATGGCGCCCATATCATCGCCAACCTGCCCTATAATGTCGGCACCGCCCTGCTGGTCGGCTGGCTGTCGGCGCTATGGGCGCCGCTCCCCTGGTGGTCCAGCCTGACGCTCATGTTCCAGATGGAAGTGGCCGAACGCATCGTCGCGAAGCCGGGCACCGACCATTATGGCCGCCTCGCCGTTCTCGCCCAGTGGCGCAGCGACGCGCGCATCGCGATGAAGGTGCATCGCAGCGCCTTCACCCCGCCGCCCAAGGTGATGTCGGCCGTGGTCCACATCACCCCCAAGCCGGCGCCCGAAGGCGTGCAGCTCAAGATCCTGGAACGCCTGACCGCCGCCGCCTTCGGCCAGCGCCGCAAGATGCTGCGCCAGAGCCTCAAGTCCGTCCCCGGCGCGCTCGATGCACTGGAAGCGATCGGCATCGACCCGCAACGCCGCGCCGAAAC
- the pdxA gene encoding 4-hydroxythreonine-4-phosphate dehydrogenase PdxA, which produces MPLSNITDPVSLPPFAVSLGDPAGIGPEIVAKAWVMREARGLPTFFAVGDAASLRAVWLGPVEIVGSPEEAAQVFERALPCMQVAEAGEIVPGTPSIDGARTAFQALEVAVGLARTGSAAGIVTAPVGKEQLYGVGFTHPGQTEFVAERCGVSAQNAVMMLAGPSLKVVPITIHIALADVPSALTIDLIRARALTTVKGLQRNFGIARPRLAVAGLNPHAGENGALGREEIEVIRPAIEALRAEGIDIVGPLAADGMFHARAREAYDAALCMYHDQALIPIKTLNFDDGVNITLGLPIVRTSPDHGTAFGIAGTDSANPGAMIAALKMAAEAARARIAYAG; this is translated from the coding sequence ATGCCGTTATCGAATATAACTGATCCGGTCAGCCTGCCGCCCTTCGCCGTCTCGCTCGGCGACCCGGCAGGCATCGGACCGGAAATCGTCGCCAAGGCGTGGGTCATGCGCGAAGCGCGTGGCCTGCCCACCTTCTTCGCCGTCGGCGATGCCGCATCGCTGCGCGCGGTGTGGCTCGGCCCGGTCGAGATCGTCGGATCGCCCGAGGAAGCCGCGCAGGTGTTCGAGCGCGCCCTGCCCTGCATGCAGGTGGCCGAAGCGGGCGAGATCGTGCCCGGCACGCCCAGCATCGATGGCGCCCGCACCGCTTTCCAGGCACTGGAGGTCGCGGTCGGCCTTGCCCGCACCGGATCGGCTGCCGGCATCGTCACCGCGCCGGTCGGCAAGGAACAACTGTACGGCGTCGGCTTCACCCATCCGGGCCAGACCGAATTCGTCGCCGAACGCTGCGGCGTCTCGGCCCAGAACGCGGTCATGATGCTCGCCGGCCCGTCGCTCAAGGTGGTGCCGATCACCATCCATATCGCGCTGGCCGATGTACCTTCGGCGCTGACCATCGATCTGATCCGCGCCCGCGCCCTCACCACGGTGAAGGGGTTGCAGCGCAATTTCGGCATCGCCCGTCCCCGTCTCGCCGTCGCCGGCCTCAACCCGCATGCCGGGGAGAATGGCGCACTCGGCCGCGAGGAGATTGAGGTGATCCGCCCGGCGATCGAAGCGCTGCGCGCGGAAGGGATCGACATTGTCGGCCCGCTGGCGGCCGACGGCATGTTCCATGCCCGCGCCCGCGAAGCCTATGACGCGGCGCTCTGCATGTATCATGACCAGGCGCTGATCCCGATCAAGACGCTGAACTTCGACGATGGCGTCAACATCACCCTGGGCCTGCCGATCGTGCGCACCTCGCCCGATCATGGCACCGCCTTCGGCATTGCCGGCACCGACAGCGCCAATCCCGGCGCGATGATCGCCGCCCTCAAGATGGCGGCCGAAGCCGCCCGCGCACGGATTGCCTATGCCGGCTGA
- a CDS encoding peptidylprolyl isomerase has translation MLSVVFSPKSVRSGLRTLLLSTALLGMAAQTVSAQAVDDDADQGLNLPKDVTIFGKNDPNVRKATAIVNGRIITGTDVDQRLALIITANGGKVSAEEKERLRVQVLRNLIDETLQIQEAAANDIKIDPAEVNQSYERVAANFRKSPPQFDQYLREQGSSASSIKRQIEGELAWSRLLRRNIQPFVNVSEDEVKSVVDRLNAAKGSDEVRISEIYLSSTPENRDQITANARNIIEQIKQGGSFAAYARQFSEASTAVVGGDLGWVRPSQLPTELAQAATELQVGQLAGPIETVGGMSIIYVMDKRKVLTADPRDSLLSLKQLSVLFPAGTSKEAASQKAATFAAAVKEIKGCGQANEIGARIGADVVDNDNVKLRDLPPQLQDILVNLQVGESTPPFGSINDGVRVLIVCGRDEPQSANAPNPEQIQAQLEEERVNKRARIYLRDLRRDAVIEYN, from the coding sequence ATGCTTTCTGTCGTTTTCTCGCCCAAATCCGTTCGCTCGGGCCTGCGCACCCTGCTTCTGTCCACCGCCCTTCTGGGCATGGCGGCACAGACCGTGTCGGCCCAGGCCGTGGACGATGACGCCGATCAGGGCCTGAACCTGCCCAAGGACGTCACCATCTTCGGCAAGAATGATCCCAATGTCCGCAAGGCGACGGCGATCGTGAACGGCCGCATCATCACCGGCACCGATGTCGATCAGCGCCTGGCCCTGATCATCACCGCCAATGGCGGTAAGGTGTCGGCCGAGGAGAAGGAGCGGCTGCGCGTCCAGGTTCTGCGCAACCTGATCGACGAAACGCTGCAGATCCAGGAAGCGGCGGCCAACGACATTAAGATCGATCCGGCCGAAGTGAACCAGAGCTATGAGCGCGTCGCGGCCAATTTCCGCAAGTCGCCCCCCCAGTTCGACCAGTATCTGCGCGAACAGGGCAGCTCGGCCAGCAGCATCAAGCGACAGATCGAGGGCGAACTGGCCTGGAGCCGCCTGCTCCGCCGCAACATCCAGCCCTTCGTCAACGTTTCCGAAGACGAAGTGAAGTCGGTGGTCGATCGCCTCAACGCCGCCAAGGGCAGCGACGAAGTGCGGATCAGCGAGATCTACCTGTCCTCGACGCCGGAAAACCGTGACCAGATCACGGCCAACGCACGCAACATCATCGAACAGATCAAGCAGGGCGGCAGCTTCGCCGCTTACGCCCGCCAGTTCTCCGAAGCCTCCACCGCTGTCGTCGGCGGCGATCTCGGCTGGGTCCGCCCCAGCCAGCTGCCGACCGAACTGGCGCAGGCTGCCACCGAATTGCAGGTCGGCCAGCTCGCCGGCCCGATCGAGACGGTGGGCGGCATGTCGATCATCTATGTGATGGACAAGCGCAAGGTGCTGACCGCCGATCCGCGCGATTCGCTGCTCAGCCTCAAGCAGCTGTCGGTCCTCTTCCCGGCCGGCACCAGCAAGGAAGCCGCCAGCCAGAAGGCCGCGACCTTCGCCGCCGCGGTCAAGGAGATCAAGGGCTGCGGCCAGGCGAACGAGATCGGCGCCCGCATCGGCGCCGACGTGGTCGACAATGACAATGTGAAGCTGCGCGACCTGCCGCCCCAGTTGCAGGACATTCTGGTCAATCTGCAGGTCGGCGAATCCACCCCGCCCTTCGGCTCGATCAACGATGGCGTCCGCGTTCTGATCGTCTGCGGCCGCGACGAGCCGCAGTCGGCCAACGCCCCCAATCCCGAACAGATCCAGGCCCAGCTGGAAGAGGAACGCGTCAACAAGCGCGCCCGCATCTATCTGCGCGATCTTCGCCGCGATGCCGTTATCGAATATAACTGA
- a CDS encoding LPS-assembly protein LptD, translating into MQISVFPLSFKQALLAGAASSCLLAAPLAHAQQAPEPKLNEPQTPINAPDAPVPDNDQEIGFAADTLEYDTNSQVVTASGNVQLLRDGNRLRADKIVWDRNTGKVEAQGAVSVIDPDGNVAYGDRFDVTDTLKDGAVDNILLVLQKGGRMAATKGERVNGVYTLHHAAYTGCPVEGSDGCPKEPTWQINAVKVVYDPTKQRVSYTRANVELFGLPLIPVPGLSHPVGDDGGSGLLVPNIRYDRVNGFEVAVPYYLKLAPNRDLTVTPHVYSDSLPMIEGNFRHLYDRGAYQITGYATYGSRSSGITPTDSQKDIRGAIDASGGMQLSPEWSVNGSIRVATDRTFLRRYDISRDDRLRSTLGVQRIGENSYFSLAGWAVQTLRVDDPQGQMPIALPVMDYRLRMKDPLLGGQMQFQANTLAITRTEGQDTQRAFAAFEWNLRKLTGLGQEVNFTTYLRGDVYHSSDNLLTDTISYAGDPGWKARGIAAAAVDMRWPFMGEAFGGVQRIAPRVQIVASPHLANLSVPNEDARSVDLEDSNLFALNRFAGYDRFEDSSRITYGLEYNLALPDFTLDANVGQSYRLDNRASILPDGTGLSDRMSDIVGRWTVRYKDFVSFTQRFRVDKDNLAVRRNEVDATVGSKKTYAQISYLRLNRNANITLEDLQDREELRLGGRIQFARFWSVFGSTVIDLTGAQEDPGTTADGYEPVRQRLGVAYEDDCLTLGFTWRRDYQTNGDARAGNSFQLRLAFRNIGI; encoded by the coding sequence TTGCAGATTTCCGTGTTTCCCCTGTCGTTCAAACAGGCGCTGCTTGCCGGCGCTGCCTCGTCCTGCCTGCTCGCGGCGCCGCTGGCCCATGCGCAACAGGCGCCCGAGCCCAAGCTGAACGAGCCCCAGACGCCAATCAACGCGCCCGACGCGCCGGTGCCCGACAATGACCAGGAAATCGGCTTCGCCGCCGATACGCTGGAATATGACACCAACAGTCAAGTCGTGACCGCCTCCGGCAATGTCCAGTTGCTGCGCGACGGCAATCGGCTGCGCGCCGACAAGATCGTATGGGACCGCAACACCGGCAAGGTCGAGGCACAGGGCGCCGTCTCGGTGATCGATCCCGACGGCAATGTCGCCTATGGTGATCGCTTCGATGTCACCGATACGCTCAAGGATGGCGCGGTCGACAATATATTGCTGGTCCTCCAGAAGGGCGGCCGCATGGCCGCAACCAAGGGCGAGCGGGTCAATGGCGTCTATACGCTGCACCACGCCGCCTATACCGGCTGTCCGGTGGAGGGCAGCGACGGTTGCCCCAAGGAACCGACCTGGCAGATCAACGCGGTCAAGGTCGTCTATGACCCGACCAAGCAGCGCGTCTCCTATACCCGCGCCAATGTCGAGCTGTTCGGCCTGCCGCTGATCCCGGTGCCGGGCCTGTCGCATCCGGTCGGCGACGATGGCGGCAGCGGCCTTCTGGTCCCCAATATCCGTTATGACCGGGTCAATGGCTTCGAGGTCGCGGTCCCCTATTATCTCAAGCTCGCGCCCAATCGCGACCTGACCGTCACGCCACACGTCTACAGCGATTCGCTGCCGATGATCGAAGGCAATTTCCGCCATCTCTACGATCGCGGCGCCTATCAGATCACCGGCTATGCCACCTATGGCAGCCGGTCGAGCGGCATCACGCCGACCGATTCGCAAAAGGATATTCGCGGCGCGATCGACGCCAGCGGCGGCATGCAGCTGTCGCCCGAATGGAGCGTCAACGGGTCGATCCGCGTCGCCACCGACCGCACTTTCCTGCGCCGCTACGATATCAGCCGCGACGACCGGCTGCGTTCAACCCTGGGCGTCCAGCGGATCGGCGAGAACAGCTATTTCTCGCTCGCTGGCTGGGCGGTGCAGACGCTGCGCGTCGACGATCCCCAGGGCCAGATGCCGATCGCCCTGCCGGTCATGGATTATCGGCTGCGGATGAAGGATCCGCTGCTCGGCGGCCAGATGCAGTTCCAGGCCAATACGCTGGCGATCACCCGGACCGAGGGGCAGGACACCCAGCGCGCCTTTGCCGCGTTCGAATGGAATCTGCGCAAGCTGACGGGCCTTGGCCAGGAAGTGAATTTCACCACCTATCTGCGCGGCGACGTCTATCACAGCAGCGACAATCTGCTGACCGACACGATCAGCTATGCCGGCGATCCGGGCTGGAAGGCGCGCGGCATCGCCGCCGCCGCGGTCGACATGCGCTGGCCCTTCATGGGTGAGGCCTTCGGCGGCGTGCAGCGTATCGCCCCACGCGTCCAGATCGTCGCCTCCCCCCATCTCGCCAACCTGTCGGTGCCGAATGAGGATGCCCGGTCGGTCGATCTGGAGGACAGCAACCTCTTCGCGCTCAACCGCTTCGCGGGCTATGACCGGTTCGAGGATTCGAGCCGCATCACCTATGGCCTGGAATATAATCTGGCGCTGCCCGACTTCACGCTCGACGCCAATGTCGGCCAGAGCTACCGGCTCGACAACCGCGCCAGCATCCTGCCCGACGGCACCGGCCTGTCCGACCGCATGTCCGACATCGTCGGCCGCTGGACCGTCCGCTACAAGGATTTCGTCAGCTTCACCCAGCGCTTCCGGGTCGACAAGGACAATCTGGCGGTCCGCCGGAACGAGGTCGACGCGACCGTGGGCAGCAAGAAGACCTATGCCCAGATCAGCTATCTGCGCCTCAACCGCAACGCCAACATCACGCTGGAGGATCTGCAGGACCGCGAGGAACTGCGCCTTGGCGGCCGCATCCAGTTCGCCCGCTTCTGGTCGGTGTTCGGCTCGACCGTCATAGACCTTACCGGCGCGCAGGAAGATCCGGGCACCACGGCCGACGGCTATGAGCCGGTGCGCCAGCGCCTAGGCGTTGCCTATGAGGATGATTGTTTGACGCTGGGCTTTACATGGCGGCGCGACTATCAGACCAACGGTGACGCGCGCGCCGGCAACAGCTTCCAGCTGCGGCTGGCTTTTCGCAATATTGGCATATAA
- a CDS encoding leucyl aminopeptidase, which produces MDIQFSPTRPQVDTLVLAVAKGSVDSLPLAASATLVAGAAAARFAGEAGGSVESFVEEGGAVLRVLLLGIGNGSAADLERAGGALTAKLSTSGATHAAVEFPAGVSGEDAARLGLGALLRSWRIDTYRTRQPEKAKPTLATVTIVATGAEAEWAKLSAVAAGVAFTRELVSEPANILYPESFVARCQHLAELGVKITVLDRAAMTELGMGALLGVAQGSAREARLLAMEWDGTDGAADKPVVFIGKGVTFDTGGISLKPGPGMEDMKWDMGGAGAVAGAMKALAGRKAKARVVGICGLVENMPDANAQRPGDIVTSMSGQTIEVLNTDAEGRLVLCDAVTWAQKTYEPEVVIDLATLTGAMMIALGSEHGGLFANDDALADDLLAAGKISGEKLWRFPLSEAYDKLIDSPIADMKNIGPRFAGSITAAQFIKRFVNEGVKWAHLDIAGMVWSDKPGATADKGATGYGVRLIDQLVADKFER; this is translated from the coding sequence ATGGACATCCAATTCAGCCCCACGCGCCCCCAAGTCGACACGTTGGTCCTTGCCGTGGCGAAGGGGTCTGTCGACAGCCTGCCGCTCGCCGCATCGGCCACGCTGGTCGCCGGCGCCGCCGCCGCGCGCTTTGCCGGTGAGGCAGGCGGCAGCGTCGAGAGCTTCGTCGAGGAGGGCGGCGCGGTGCTGCGCGTCCTGCTGCTGGGCATCGGCAATGGCAGTGCGGCCGACCTGGAGCGGGCCGGCGGCGCGCTGACCGCCAAGCTGTCGACCAGCGGCGCGACCCACGCAGCGGTCGAATTCCCGGCCGGCGTCAGTGGCGAGGATGCCGCCCGGCTGGGCCTGGGCGCGCTGCTGCGCAGCTGGCGGATCGACACTTATCGCACGCGTCAGCCCGAAAAGGCCAAGCCGACGCTGGCGACCGTGACGATCGTCGCGACCGGCGCCGAGGCCGAATGGGCCAAGCTGTCGGCGGTCGCCGCCGGCGTTGCCTTCACCCGCGAACTGGTGTCGGAACCGGCCAACATCCTCTATCCCGAAAGCTTCGTCGCGCGCTGCCAGCATCTGGCCGAGCTGGGCGTCAAGATCACCGTGCTGGACCGCGCGGCGATGACGGAGCTGGGCATGGGCGCGCTGCTGGGCGTGGCGCAGGGGTCGGCGCGTGAAGCGCGGCTGCTGGCGATGGAATGGGACGGCACCGATGGCGCCGCCGACAAGCCGGTCGTGTTCATCGGCAAGGGTGTGACCTTCGACACCGGCGGTATCTCGCTCAAGCCTGGCCCCGGCATGGAAGACATGAAGTGGGACATGGGCGGCGCCGGCGCCGTGGCTGGTGCCATGAAGGCGCTGGCCGGTCGCAAGGCCAAGGCGCGTGTCGTCGGCATCTGTGGTCTGGTCGAGAATATGCCCGACGCCAATGCGCAGCGCCCCGGCGACATCGTGACGTCGATGTCGGGCCAGACGATCGAGGTGCTGAACACCGACGCCGAAGGCCGGCTGGTGCTGTGCGACGCGGTGACCTGGGCGCAGAAGACCTATGAACCTGAAGTGGTGATCGATCTCGCCACCCTGACGGGGGCGATGATGATTGCGCTCGGCAGCGAGCATGGCGGCCTGTTCGCCAACGACGATGCGCTGGCCGACGACCTGCTGGCGGCGGGCAAGATCAGCGGCGAGAAGCTGTGGCGCTTCCCGCTGTCGGAGGCCTATGACAAGCTGATCGACAGCCCGATCGCCGACATGAAGAATATCGGCCCGCGCTTCGCTGGCTCGATCACCGCTGCCCAGTTCATCAAGCGCTTCGTCAACGAAGGCGTGAAGTGGGCGCATCTCGACATTGCCGGCATGGTCTGGTCGGACAAGCCGGGCGCCACCGCCGACAAGGGCGCGACTGGCTATGGCGTGCGCCTGATCGACCAGCTGGTGGCCGACAAGTTCGAGCGCTGA
- a CDS encoding DNA polymerase III subunit chi yields the protein MQVDFYQLSRDPVEGVLPAIAARILDMGARLLVVADEPERLARISAGLWAGPPESFLANGLAGDGVDAAQPVLLAQSCDAANGAKHIALADGVWREEALGFERAFYFFDADTIDGARASWRALSKREGVTPRFWRQEGRKWVQGP from the coding sequence GTGCAGGTCGACTTCTACCAGCTCAGCCGCGATCCCGTGGAAGGGGTGCTGCCCGCGATCGCGGCGCGCATCCTGGACATGGGCGCGCGGCTGCTGGTGGTGGCCGACGAGCCGGAACGGCTGGCCCGCATATCGGCGGGCCTGTGGGCGGGGCCACCCGAAAGCTTCCTGGCCAATGGGCTGGCAGGCGACGGGGTGGACGCCGCCCAGCCGGTGCTGCTGGCGCAGAGCTGCGACGCTGCCAATGGCGCGAAGCATATCGCGCTGGCGGACGGGGTGTGGCGCGAGGAGGCGCTGGGCTTCGAGCGGGCCTTCTATTTCTTCGACGCGGACACGATCGACGGGGCGCGGGCCAGCTGGCGGGCGCTCAGCAAGCGTGAGGGCGTGACCCCGCGCTTCTGGCGGCAGGAAGGCCGCAAATGGGTGCAGGGGCCGTGA
- the ndk gene encoding nucleoside-diphosphate kinase has protein sequence MAVTRTFSIIKPDATRRNLTGAVTKMLEEAGLRVVASKRIRMSREQAEGFYAVHKERPFFADLVAFMISGPVVVQVLEGENAVTRNRDIMGATNPANADAGTIRKELAESIEANSVHGSDSEENAAIEIAYFFKPEEIVG, from the coding sequence ATGGCCGTCACGCGCACTTTTTCGATCATCAAGCCCGACGCAACCCGTCGCAACCTGACCGGCGCCGTCACCAAGATGCTGGAAGAAGCCGGCCTGCGCGTCGTCGCTTCCAAGCGCATCCGCATGAGCCGCGAGCAGGCCGAAGGCTTCTACGCCGTTCACAAGGAACGCCCCTTCTTTGCTGACCTGGTCGCCTTCATGATCTCCGGCCCGGTCGTCGTCCAGGTTCTGGAAGGCGAAAACGCCGTGACCCGCAACCGCGACATCATGGGCGCCACCAACCCGGCCAATGCCGACGCCGGCACCATCCGCAAGGAACTGGCCGAATCGATCGAAGCCAATTCGGTCCATGGTTCGGACAGCGAAGAAAATGCCGCGATCGAGATCGCCTATTTCTTCAAGCCCGAAGAAATCGTCGGCTAA
- a CDS encoding glutathione S-transferase family protein: MMKLFIGNKAYSSWSLRGWLACKLSGLPFEEVVVPLYDEEWEKRREGDEFAPSSGKVPILWDGDDIVVWDSLAIVEYLNEKAEGDQFWPTDPGARAMARSMAAEMHSSFAALRREHSMNIRQIYDPVPPSEAVAHDISRIMQLWAQARARYGGEGDFLFGEFGAVDLMFAPVVTRFITYQLPVARFAEAYMRAIIAHPWMQEWIGEAQAEEWVIDKFEVPPQTA; this comes from the coding sequence ATGATGAAGCTGTTCATTGGCAACAAGGCCTATTCGAGCTGGTCGCTGCGCGGCTGGCTGGCGTGCAAGCTCTCCGGCCTTCCCTTCGAGGAAGTGGTCGTCCCCCTCTATGACGAGGAGTGGGAAAAGCGTCGCGAGGGCGATGAGTTCGCCCCCTCCTCCGGCAAGGTGCCGATCCTGTGGGATGGCGACGACATCGTCGTGTGGGACAGCCTGGCCATCGTCGAATATCTCAATGAAAAGGCCGAGGGCGACCAGTTCTGGCCGACCGATCCGGGTGCCCGCGCCATGGCCCGCTCGATGGCGGCAGAAATGCACAGCAGCTTCGCCGCGCTCCGCCGCGAGCACAGCATGAACATCCGCCAGATCTATGACCCGGTCCCGCCGTCGGAGGCCGTTGCTCACGACATCAGCCGGATCATGCAGCTCTGGGCCCAGGCCCGCGCCCGCTATGGTGGCGAGGGCGACTTCCTGTTCGGCGAGTTCGGCGCCGTCGACCTGATGTTCGCGCCCGTCGTGACCCGCTTCATCACCTATCAGCTGCCCGTCGCCCGCTTTGCCGAAGCCTATATGCGCGCGATCATCGCCCATCCTTGGATGCAGGAATGGATCGGCGAGGCGCAGGCCGAGGAATGGGTGATCGACAAGTTCGAAGTCCCGCCCCAGACGGCCTGA
- a CDS encoding TonB-dependent receptor translates to MKTARLPHVGSACLTLALLMIASPAMAEDELDQSTNIQVVGHPDPEGLLPDQSAPKAVSAISTDFIIKQAPTLNAFQLVNLLPGANVSSSDPYGLSASSSLTLRGLGQDQIGVLMEGAPQNDIGYYYAYPSQFADAENVRQVMLAQGAADIDSPVVAAAGGLLSLTLDDPRAEAGGLVNLSVGSYDERRVFARIDTGRIGSTGLKAFISYSNNRADNWRGAGHDQRQHIDAKLLNEWGEGNRASIAFSFNDAKTSTYPSPSKADWEASGRGYNFDETYSEGNTNYWRLYRAPFRNFYVAAPVHLKLSDTLSFDSSAYLQMGHGNSPYGTQLTTTGNYLGTEELTQPIDLPGAVDGVATVMGNWTGKQFRVGDVSKLTLQAGAHRIVAGLWFDYGTDRVTQSYTSIDADGRPVNQWGYQDKAIRTADGRLLAYENQRTETVTKGFFLSDSIAVTPKLGIDIGFKGVNLLRNGRNYLPGPQSTVRIDSFAALPRAAIHYQLDDRQQLFANITTNFRTPNEFALYNSYYGGELVSQGTDGLKNEYSISQELGYRYIGPSLSFSLTGFHYHFRNRQVATVIDSGGALVNSTINAGSQSSYGLDGEIDYRPAKGMSIYASAEYLHTRLNDDLAINGDYLPTRGKRAVSAPSFQFALGSTYDDGRLFGSSALKYVGRQYATFMNDESIKGYATLDLSVGVHLAGLIDAQVMDLRINAINVTNPRVLSGVYAISTNAQDTVGRNGTLIAGSAPTYYVGSGRAVVATLSRAF, encoded by the coding sequence ATGAAGACTGCCCGATTGCCCCATGTTGGAAGCGCCTGCCTGACGCTGGCCCTGTTGATGATTGCATCGCCCGCGATGGCGGAGGATGAGCTGGACCAGTCGACCAATATCCAGGTCGTCGGCCATCCCGACCCCGAAGGCCTGTTGCCCGATCAGAGCGCGCCCAAGGCGGTCAGCGCGATCTCCACCGACTTCATCATCAAGCAGGCGCCGACGCTCAACGCCTTCCAGCTGGTCAACCTGCTGCCCGGCGCCAATGTCTCGTCCAGCGACCCCTATGGCCTGTCGGCATCGTCCAGCCTGACGCTGCGCGGCTTGGGCCAGGACCAGATCGGCGTGTTGATGGAAGGCGCGCCGCAGAACGACATCGGCTATTATTATGCCTATCCCTCGCAATTTGCCGATGCGGAGAATGTGCGCCAGGTGATGCTGGCGCAGGGCGCGGCAGATATTGACTCGCCGGTGGTCGCGGCGGCCGGCGGCCTGTTGTCGCTGACGCTGGATGATCCCAGGGCCGAGGCGGGCGGCCTCGTCAACCTGTCGGTCGGTTCCTATGACGAGCGGCGCGTCTTTGCGCGGATCGACACGGGACGGATCGGATCGACCGGGCTGAAGGCCTTTATTTCCTATTCCAACAACCGCGCCGACAACTGGCGCGGGGCGGGGCATGACCAGCGCCAGCATATCGACGCGAAGCTGCTGAACGAATGGGGCGAGGGTAACCGGGCGAGCATCGCCTTTTCCTTCAACGACGCCAAGACATCGACCTATCCCAGCCCGAGCAAGGCGGACTGGGAAGCCTCTGGCCGTGGCTATAATTTCGACGAGACCTATAGCGAGGGGAATACCAACTACTGGCGCCTCTATCGCGCGCCGTTCCGCAATTTCTACGTCGCGGCGCCGGTGCATCTCAAGCTCAGCGACACGCTGAGCTTCGACAGCAGCGCCTATCTGCAGATGGGGCATGGCAATTCGCCCTATGGCACGCAGCTGACCACCACCGGCAATTATCTGGGCACCGAGGAACTGACCCAGCCGATCGACCTGCCCGGCGCGGTGGATGGCGTCGCTACGGTGATGGGCAACTGGACCGGCAAGCAGTTCCGCGTCGGCGACGTCAGCAAGCTGACGCTGCAGGCCGGCGCGCATCGGATCGTGGCTGGCCTGTGGTTCGACTATGGCACGGACCGGGTGACGCAATCCTATACGTCGATCGATGCCGATGGCCGGCCGGTCAACCAGTGGGGCTATCAGGACAAGGCGATCCGCACCGCCGACGGGCGCCTGCTGGCCTATGAAAATCAGCGCACGGAGACGGTCACCAAGGGCTTCTTCCTGTCCGACAGCATTGCGGTGACGCCCAAGCTTGGCATCGACATCGGCTTCAAGGGCGTCAACCTGCTGCGCAACGGCCGCAACTATTTGCCCGGTCCGCAGTCGACGGTGCGGATCGACAGCTTTGCCGCGCTGCCGCGGGCGGCGATCCATTATCAGCTGGACGACCGGCAGCAGCTGTTCGCCAACATTACCACCAATTTCCGCACGCCCAACGAGTTCGCGCTCTACAACAGCTATTATGGCGGCGAACTGGTGAGCCAGGGCACCGACGGCCTGAAGAATGAATATTCGATCTCGCAGGAACTGGGCTATCGCTATATCGGCCCCAGCCTGTCCTTCTCGCTGACCGGTTTCCATTATCATTTCCGCAACCGCCAGGTGGCGACGGTGATCGACAGCGGCGGCGCGCTGGTCAATTCGACCATCAACGCCGGCAGCCAGAGCAGCTATGGCCTGGATGGCGAGATCGACTATCGCCCGGCCAAGGGGATGAGCATCTATGCCTCGGCCGAATATCTGCACACGCGGCTGAACGACGATCTGGCGATCAACGGCGATTATCTGCCGACCAGGGGTAAGCGGGCGGTGTCGGCCCCCAGCTTCCAGTTCGCGCTGGGCAGCACCTATGATGACGGCCGGCTGTTCGGCAGCAGCGCGCTCAAATATGTCGGCCGCCAATATGCGACCTTCATGAATGACGAGAGCATCAAGGGCTATGCCACGCTGGACCTGTCGGTCGGCGTGCATCTGGCCGGGCTGATCGACGCGCAGGTGATGGACCTGCGCATCAACGCGATCAACGTCACCAATCCGCGCGTCCTGTCGGGCGTCTATGCGATCAGCACCAATGCGCAGGACACGGTCGGTCGTAACGGCACGCTGATCGCCGGTTCGGCGCCGACCTATTATGTCGGCAGCGGGCGCGCCGTGGTGGCGACGCTGTCGCGCGCCTTCTGA